A part of Oncorhynchus clarkii lewisi isolate Uvic-CL-2024 chromosome 17, UVic_Ocla_1.0, whole genome shotgun sequence genomic DNA contains:
- the LOC139371188 gene encoding T-complex protein 11-like protein 2 isoform X2: MQNANPIEEVGGDTSCDVPCLQKLDSPTGSPPKQASLADMIEFENCVSNLSLAHEIVMNRDFSFRQNSPPKDSLQGRISDIVHSAFWDCLREQLSCSPPDYVHAVILLQETVLSLLLPGHVRLKAQVEEILDLELIQQQADHGALDLQRLSGYIINTMASLCAPVRDPEIKTLRDLSDPVELLREIFRVLGLMKTDMVNFTVQSLRPNLLQQAVQYEQAKFQEILEKQPEFLDKTTVWLQVAAREEALVSAQSDLDTGTPKPRGPLSPTAVLNRAYLQLLSWDPHDQNYPETVLMDRTRIDALGQRLSLLVLEASVLLLTSTQCGAAVFSLQGFVGKLKQTITALLEGSHNRDFDLQGALLGLREQVLVQVKEALITQEGPALHQDSEDLLKGQISDLAKDNNPIHTLIGERVQGYLQAMLEGGPTKKSPSMPPALRLLSAEVAELGMAFGRIVHFNRSVFGPFYVPILRKKLFPSGEAEMGEDSR; the protein is encoded by the exons ATGCAGAATGCAAACCCAATAGAGGAGGTGGGAGGCGACACATCCTGTGATGTGCCCTGTCTCCAGAAACTTGACTCCCCAACAG GGAGCCCTCCCAAACAAGCCTCTCTTGCAGATATGATTGAGTTTGAGAATTGTGTTTCCAATCTCAGCCTTGCACATGAGATAGTGATGAACAGAGACTTCAGCTTCAGACAGAACAGCCCACCCAAAGACAG ctTGCAAGGGAGAATATCTGACATAGTTCACAGTGCTTTCTGGGACTGTCTTCGTGAGCAGCTTTCATGCAGCCCTCCAGACTATGTCCATGCTGTCATTCTGCTCCAAGAG ACCGTGCTGTCCCTGCTCCTGCCTGGCCACGTGCGTCTGAAGGCCCAGGTGGAGGAGATTCTGGACCTGGAGCTGATCCAGCAGCAGGCAGATCACGGGGCCCTGGACCTGCAAAGATTGTCAGGCTACATCATCAATACCATGGCCTCCCTGTGTGCCCCTGTACGGGACCCAGAGATCAAGACACTACGGGATCTTTCGGACCCAGTGGAGCTCCTCAG GGAGATCTTCAGAGTCCTTGGCCTGATGAAGACAGACATGGTCAACTTCACTGTACAGAGCCTCAGACCTAATCTTCTTCAGCAGGCGGTCCAATACGAGCAGGCCAAGTTCCAGGAGATCCTGGAGAAGCAGCCTG AGTTCCTGGACAAGACCACCGTTTGGCTTCAGGTGGCAGCACGAGAGGAGGCATTGGTCAGTGCTCAGTCTGACCTTGACACTGGGACTCCCAAGCCACGTGGTCCATTAAGTCCGACTGCCGTCCTGAACAGGGCTTACCTGCAACTGCTGAGCTGGGACCCCCATGACCAGAACTACCCTGAG acAGTTCTGATGGACAGAACCCGCATAGATGCACTGGGGCAGAGGCTGAGTCTGCTGGTTCTTGAGGCATCAGTTCTGCTGTTGACTAGCACACAGTGTGGGGCCGCTGTTTTCTCTCTACAGGGGTTTGTAGGTAAACTCAAGCAGACCATCACTGCCCTGCTGGAGGGCAGTCACAATAG GGACTTTGACCTGCAGGGGGCGTTGCTGGGGCTGAGGGAGCAGGTGCTGGTGCAGGTGAAGGAGGCTCTGATCACCCAGGAAGGACCAGCGCTGCATCAGGACAGTGAAGATTTGCTTAAGGGACAGATCTCAGACCTGGCCAAGGACAACAACCCCATCCACACTCTCATAG GAGAAAGAGTGCAAGGCTACCTCCAGGCCATGCTAGAGGGAGGCCCCACTAAAAAGAGTCCGTCCATGCCCCCTGCCCTGAGGCTGCTGAGTGCTGAGGTGGCAGAACTGGGAATGGCCTTTGGGCGAATAGTCCATTTCAACCGCTCAGTTTTCGGCCCCTTCTACGTCCCCATCCTAAGGAAGAAGCTGTTTCCGTCGGGAGAGGCCGAGATGGGAGAGGACTCCCGCTAG
- the LOC139371188 gene encoding T-complex protein 11-like protein 2 isoform X1, translating to MQNANPIEEVGGDTSCDVPCLQKLDSPTGSPPKQASLADMIEFENCVSNLSLAHEIVMNRDFSFRQNSPPKDSLQGRISDIVHSAFWDCLREQLSCSPPDYVHAVILLQEVKTTVLSLLLPGHVRLKAQVEEILDLELIQQQADHGALDLQRLSGYIINTMASLCAPVRDPEIKTLRDLSDPVELLREIFRVLGLMKTDMVNFTVQSLRPNLLQQAVQYEQAKFQEILEKQPEFLDKTTVWLQVAAREEALVSAQSDLDTGTPKPRGPLSPTAVLNRAYLQLLSWDPHDQNYPETVLMDRTRIDALGQRLSLLVLEASVLLLTSTQCGAAVFSLQGFVGKLKQTITALLEGSHNRDFDLQGALLGLREQVLVQVKEALITQEGPALHQDSEDLLKGQISDLAKDNNPIHTLIGERVQGYLQAMLEGGPTKKSPSMPPALRLLSAEVAELGMAFGRIVHFNRSVFGPFYVPILRKKLFPSGEAEMGEDSR from the exons ATGCAGAATGCAAACCCAATAGAGGAGGTGGGAGGCGACACATCCTGTGATGTGCCCTGTCTCCAGAAACTTGACTCCCCAACAG GGAGCCCTCCCAAACAAGCCTCTCTTGCAGATATGATTGAGTTTGAGAATTGTGTTTCCAATCTCAGCCTTGCACATGAGATAGTGATGAACAGAGACTTCAGCTTCAGACAGAACAGCCCACCCAAAGACAG ctTGCAAGGGAGAATATCTGACATAGTTCACAGTGCTTTCTGGGACTGTCTTCGTGAGCAGCTTTCATGCAGCCCTCCAGACTATGTCCATGCTGTCATTCTGCTCCAAGAGGTGAAAACT ACCGTGCTGTCCCTGCTCCTGCCTGGCCACGTGCGTCTGAAGGCCCAGGTGGAGGAGATTCTGGACCTGGAGCTGATCCAGCAGCAGGCAGATCACGGGGCCCTGGACCTGCAAAGATTGTCAGGCTACATCATCAATACCATGGCCTCCCTGTGTGCCCCTGTACGGGACCCAGAGATCAAGACACTACGGGATCTTTCGGACCCAGTGGAGCTCCTCAG GGAGATCTTCAGAGTCCTTGGCCTGATGAAGACAGACATGGTCAACTTCACTGTACAGAGCCTCAGACCTAATCTTCTTCAGCAGGCGGTCCAATACGAGCAGGCCAAGTTCCAGGAGATCCTGGAGAAGCAGCCTG AGTTCCTGGACAAGACCACCGTTTGGCTTCAGGTGGCAGCACGAGAGGAGGCATTGGTCAGTGCTCAGTCTGACCTTGACACTGGGACTCCCAAGCCACGTGGTCCATTAAGTCCGACTGCCGTCCTGAACAGGGCTTACCTGCAACTGCTGAGCTGGGACCCCCATGACCAGAACTACCCTGAG acAGTTCTGATGGACAGAACCCGCATAGATGCACTGGGGCAGAGGCTGAGTCTGCTGGTTCTTGAGGCATCAGTTCTGCTGTTGACTAGCACACAGTGTGGGGCCGCTGTTTTCTCTCTACAGGGGTTTGTAGGTAAACTCAAGCAGACCATCACTGCCCTGCTGGAGGGCAGTCACAATAG GGACTTTGACCTGCAGGGGGCGTTGCTGGGGCTGAGGGAGCAGGTGCTGGTGCAGGTGAAGGAGGCTCTGATCACCCAGGAAGGACCAGCGCTGCATCAGGACAGTGAAGATTTGCTTAAGGGACAGATCTCAGACCTGGCCAAGGACAACAACCCCATCCACACTCTCATAG GAGAAAGAGTGCAAGGCTACCTCCAGGCCATGCTAGAGGGAGGCCCCACTAAAAAGAGTCCGTCCATGCCCCCTGCCCTGAGGCTGCTGAGTGCTGAGGTGGCAGAACTGGGAATGGCCTTTGGGCGAATAGTCCATTTCAACCGCTCAGTTTTCGGCCCCTTCTACGTCCCCATCCTAAGGAAGAAGCTGTTTCCGTCGGGAGAGGCCGAGATGGGAGAGGACTCCCGCTAG